The proteins below come from a single Gavia stellata isolate bGavSte3 unplaced genomic scaffold, bGavSte3.hap2 HAP2_SCAFFOLD_38, whole genome shotgun sequence genomic window:
- the LOC132321024 gene encoding outer dense fiber protein 3-like: MDGAWVGTWRPHRPRGPIMAQFTSPGPKYSIPGTTGYLAHNPSKTKAPAYTFQGAKRPVADSCSPGPRYYVQPSITRNGKYVAPAHHMCGLPKIKTEVTPGPSDYSTDKANKHLYKCAPAQSMAFRHKAVKTDQTPGPGTYTLPRLVGPNTAYTHASPCYSMKGKSKHNGFAEDLSKTPGPAAFPKVELDVYKKRAPVYTMGTNSRLGGDKTVKPGPADYHPGKVTLIKPQAPAPTFGLRHSLYTIPLIPLI, translated from the exons ATGGACGGAGCCTGGGTGGGCACCTGGAGACCTCATCGCCCACGCGGCCCCATCATGGCCCAGTTTACCAGCCCAGGACCCAAGTACTCAATCCCCGGGACCACAG GTTACCTGGCTCACAAtcccagcaaaaccaaagcGCCTGCGTACACGTTTCAAGGGGCCAAACGTCCCGTTGCAGACAGCTGCTCTCCGGGTCCTCGGTACTACGTCCAGCCCTCCATCACCAGGAACGGGAAGTACGTGGCTCCAGCACATCACATGTGCGGACTTCCCAAGATAAAGACCGAGGTCACCCCTGGACCGA GCGACTACTCCACCGACAAGGCCAACAAACACCTCTACAAATGCGCGCCGGCACAGTCCATGGCCTTCCGGCACAAGGCCGTCAAAACCGACCAAACTCCAG GTCCTGGCACCTACACCCTGCCTCGGCTGGTGGGACCCAACACAGCCTACACCCACGCCAGCCCGTGCTACTCCATGAAAGGGAAGAGTAAGCACAATGGCTTTGCTGAAGACCTCTCCAAG ACGCCAGGTCCTGCTGCATTCCCCAAGGTGGAACTGGACGTCTACAAAAAAAGGGCTCCCGTGTACACGATGGGAACCAACAGTAGACTCGGAGGCGACAAAACAGTGAAGCCGGGGCCAGCAGACTACCACCCGGGAAAG gtgaCGCTGATCAAGCCCCAGGCACCTGCTCCCACTTTTGGACTCCGACATTCCCTCTACACAATTCCTCTAATACCTCTGATATGA